From a region of the Theobroma cacao cultivar B97-61/B2 chromosome 8, Criollo_cocoa_genome_V2, whole genome shotgun sequence genome:
- the LOC18591988 gene encoding cyclin-D5-1, translated as MDGDASLSGLLCLENETSLEEKEGLVDENYIAVYDEECVQMLFDREMSLGFKKNESLVLSNWLKYARLEAITWILKTRAVFGFRFQTAYLSVIYFDRFLSRRSIDSEKSWAMQLLSMACLSLAAKMEEIKVPALSEFQSEECNFKSKVIQRMELLVLNTLEWRMSSITPFAFLHFFITKMCKESPPGHLVSKTVQLILAIMREINLMEHRPSVVAAAATLRALDQRLTRKTLECTMNSVSYCGFLEIEDVFTCYSLMQKLDIPKSVNSPDLSPTRLRAINVLDDSSSSAAVFTKRKRLTFNKSDNSGHDIPNEKRLC; from the exons atggatggtgatgcTTCTTTGTCTGGCCTTCTTTGCTTAGAAAATGAGACTAGTTTGGAGGAAAAGGAAGGGTTAGTTGATGAGAATTACATTGCTGTATATGATGAAGAGTGTGTGCAGATGTTATTTGATAGAGAAATGAGTCTTGGGTTCAAAAAGAATGAATCCTTGGTGCTTAGTAACTGGCTCAAATATGCTCGTTTGGAAGCTATCACATGGATTCTCAAA ACAAGAGCAGTCTTTGGATTTCGTTTCCAAACAGCTTATTTATCTGTCATTTACTTTGATCGATTCCTTTCAAGGAGGTCCATTGAT AGTGAAAAATCATGGGCAATGCAATTGTTGTCAATGGCGTGTCTCTCATTGGCTGCAAAGATGGAGGAGATAAAAGTTCCTGCACTTTCAGAGTTCCAGTCTGAAGAATGCAACTTTAAAAGCAAAGTGATTCAAAGAATGGAGCTTCTTGTATTGAATACGTTGGAATGGAGGATGAGTTCAATCACTCCATTTGCCTTTCTACATTTCTTCATTACAAAAATGTGCAAGGAATCTCCACCGGGCCATCTTGTGTCCAAGACTGTACAACTCATTCTGGCTATCATGAGAG AGATAAACTTAATGGAACATCGACCTTCTGTCGTTGCCGCTGCCGCAACATTGAGGGCATTGGATCAGAgattaacaagaaaaacatTGGAGTGTACAATGAATTCTGTTTCTTACTGTGGATTTCTTGAAATT GAAGATGTCTTTACATGCTACAGTTTAATGCAGAAACTTGATATACCAAAATCTGTAAATTCCCCAGACTTATCACCAACACGTTTGAGGGCAATCAATGTTTTAGACGATTCTTCAAGCTCTGCTGCAGTTTTCACCAAGAGAAAGAGGCTTACATTCAATAAAAGTGACAACAGTGGTCATGATATACCTAATGAGAAGCGGCTCTGCTAG